GAGGTATTGACCTTTAACTCACATTTCACTCAGTAAAACAGTTATGCAGGGTACCAAAAGTCCTTGGTACAGTTTTAAGTTATGAAACactgaggaaattaaaaaaaaaaaagcttgaactTTATCGCAACGCAATTTCCAcaaattatctcacttgatcctcataacagttTTGAGGGACGTGCTATTATTACTtgcattttgtagatgaagaaacagaggtaaagaaaaaaagtcttcctgGACACATCATTTGGTCACAGAGCTTTGTCTGTGGTAGGATTCaaacttaacttctctgagtcttaactcttaaaaattcttttataagAGTTCTTAGTTAGCTTGTACCTTGCATTAAAACGGTACAGGACAGCAGAGGTgacaaattcaaatagaattggGAGCCATGAAACCATACGTACAAGGCAGAATATTAGCCATAAAGTaactttgttttgttaaatatttccccattacattttaatctgggtcAGCAAAATTTAGGAATATTGGAGGTCATGTGTTTGACATAGAATTGGAATAGAATATAGTGAGGTTTTAAGtgatttcaaatttggttttCTTGTGTGATCTCGATTCATGatagtataatattatataatgactATATATATTTCAGATCAGAATTCCCTCGCCTTCTTTTAAAAAGGCCACTTAAAGTCCTAACAAAAGGTAAGGAATACACTAATATTGACAACAGTAACGCCCCCCTCATAGTCCCACTCATGATTTTCCCAAGAGTTAAGGCCTACGCACActcaaaaaaaatagaaaaagcaactATTAAACATAAACCCAGAGAAAGCACTGTAAgattatttaatcaaaatttaatTGATAATCACCAAACATTAACCTTTCAATATAGAATATAGCCCCGTTTGTGGCCAACTGCTATGCAACACAGAGAATGCATAatgatattacaaatatatataaattttttaaagtgaaatttgTTTGGGTTGAGCTAAATTGGGGCAGTTAAACAAaagtggaaaaatgagaaaaagatactttctcttttaaaaccCTGTCCTGGATTGAAACTAAAGGCATATTCCTCATTTCTTGAAATTACCTTTCAAATTTCAGTTCATATAACTTCCCAAAATAGAGGTGACCCTTCATTAAATAGGATGCAATTAAAAATAATCTGACATACATAATTTTGCTTTCTGTAGATATCAATTTGAAAATCACCTATTAAAACTAAAATGATCCTTTCAATTTATTATCTGCATCCTGCTACACTCCACAGTATAGTATAAGAAAGTATAAGATAGTATAAGAAAATCTGAGTAACATACCTTTATCTGTACCAGGAAATCCCTAAGATGTTCCTTAAAAGCAGGAATGTCCTGATTTAGACTGAAGAGTCCCGTTACAAACAGTTTAACTTGTGCactgaaaagtaaaaatactgaTGAAGTCAACAACATTTCTACAAATTGTTCAAATGACAAATTTTAAAGACTCTATACACTTACTCCTGCAGGTGAGGGAAAGCGGATTTGAGAAGATTAGCCACATACTCCTGAATAAACATTTGGTTGTTAACTGGATTCCCAGGATTTAGCGGTGtacttattttcccttcttctactaaattaaacatgtatgcaaGAATTGAAGCATGCATCGTCAAACCTGTGGATATATGAAACTTATTAATATTCTTATAGGTTAAAACCACAGATAACATCTATTGCAAAATTCAGAATCTGACCTATTGATGCTCTTACCAGCAGTATGTGAGGTGTCTGTTACAACTGAAAAGATGTGCTGAAGGATATCACAGAAATAGGTCTGATAGAAACTCTGAGCAGCAGCTTCTTCTTGTGCAACGTTTTGCAAGAGTGTAAAGAGTATTTGTAGTCCTAAAGTAGATAGAACTTAATCAGTCTTTATCACATTATTGAAGATACACAATATTGATAAAAGAATCGCTCATATTAGAAGGGATAAACTTGCAGCACAGGTTTACCTGTGAATAAAACACTATACTACTATATTATAAATCCTATAATGGGAGAAACAATCAGTAGACTCAGTcactttttaataatatcttattaAAAGATGTGAGATTAAAAGGGTTGTGAATAGGGAAGAAACTGTATACACGTAAAccctttgtggatttttttttttgaggggggaaaatttagtaaaaaattaaatttttttgttgcagTTCAGTTTATAAACTCAATTTTTCCTCTGCCCATTCCTATAGAATGGTAAATGGCTGAGTTATAATGCTTCTTCAAACTGCAAACAATTCAACAAAGCATTCATTACTAGTAGGTTAAATTTTGCAAAGTTAAGATTCAGATTTTTATTAATCTTGTATTATATCTGAGCAATGAattttatatatcaaatatataaattgtatgtttaatatattaattttcaattaatatattaattatatttgagTAATAAATTCCTCAAGAAACAGttcaagtaaatatttaaaattttggaaaGATGATATAGACTAGATTTCCCATATTTGTTACCTGTATCTGCAACATTCCTCATAGTATGCTTGAAAGCCCAGATAATGGAATCCAAAACTAACTTAAATTGTGCAGGTGGAATGGCCAGGAATGCTGGGAAACAATGAGAATTTACAGCCTGAAGTAGTAAGAAAAAGTTTGTTCTGTGTTCAGGATATTCTTCAAAGTCCTATAAAtagaggacaggaaaaaaaaagccttaaataAATGTCATTGTTCTGTTACAACAGAGGCTGAAAAGAGTCAGTCCCAAAGGTACTAGCTGGATGACCAAGGAAATCACTTTTTTCTTACTTACTTCATAAAGTTGtcatgaagatcaagtgagaatAAATGGTAAAGCACTGTAATTTAAGCTTTTATTTTGTCCcttatcattttcacttttaaataaattttagagtcaACTCTAAACACTAAGGTACCAGTAGATGACTGAAAAGCTGCTGTAATTTGTTAATTAATAAACATGCCAGACAAGCTTTGTgcaaaagacttttttttggtaTACAAATAGTATGCAAAACACACTTAAATAGATCACAATGACATACTTTCACGACTAAATTAAGTAATTATAtatcaacaagtattttattCATGAAAATATATATGGTTGGCCTGACCAAATTAGAAACCAATTTAAAACTGACAACTTTAGGATTATAAACAAAAGAGAATTAAGAAGCAAAAATACACTGGATGAATTGTTTTCTAAAGACTGGCAATCAATTAAACTACCCTATAATTCAGAATTAGAGAGGACCACAGAAGTTCTAGGTCTATGTTTCAAGCATGTTAGCAAGAAGCACTATTATTTAGAACCAAATATTCATAATAGCCCCAAACCCAAAAAACACTGGAAACAAAAATGGGTGTCTGAGTTGTCTAGATGTAAGACTAAGCaaattataatacaaaaatataaaggagTATTTGTCAGGTTATTAGTGAATGAACTATTATGCTATTAAGAATTATCTGAGGTATTCAAAGTTGTAATTATAAGTATAAATAATACTAAAAACCATAGAAATTGAGTTCATGAAacaaatgactttcccaaaaaaacaatgaattggTATATCTCCTATTTTAATCTATAGATGGTCTACATGCTTTCAGATGTTTGTTTTAAACCAACAGTAGGTTGTAATATGGGAAATTATTGAGAAAGATCTGGGAAGTAAAATGAtggaaagataaagaataaagattAATGTACTTAATTTGTACCACTGCTAGAACTAGAcactattaaatttttaaaaaattatgcttgTTACTTTTGGAAAAGGATTCAAGTTAATAGTCATAACTCATAGGATCATTATGCTTGTAGAAGTGATTACCAAGATCAAGTAGCATACCTTGTTTATCATATTTAATGTGCATTCAAAAACAGCATCAAATATCTGAGGTATTTCAGCTGTTATGTGTCCCCCTAATTTGTTGACAATGATGGCCATTGTACTAAGTACTTCTGGTTCTCTAGCAGCTGGAACATTTCTCTGGTAATCAATTAGAACTGCATCCAACAATGGAGGAACAAAATTTTCTGCTACCTATTAAGggataagaaaatcaaattttcactcCATACATCTGAAACTAggaattttaaataaatcaatacTATTATTGTTTGACTTGTAATAGttcacaattaaaatttttttgtatattgATTGGAGTAAAATCAACTGTTCAAGTATAATTATGAATTAATTATAGGTCAAGGGATGAAATGTAAGAGATAAATGTTGAGAGGTTCCATGTGaatcatataaaattaaaaaaaaaaagtatgatacaTGATTCATTCAAGTACtccattaatttaatttaacttagTCTTAATTatctttggaataaaaaaaaccaaagcaatcaattaattaaatgttttctgaatcAATATTCACATAGCAGTTTCTATTACATGTAAAGGATGGTGCTGCAGAGAGCACTGtcagaaaacccaagttcaaattaattctcagatgcttattacctgtgtgatcctggataaaattaaccctgtctgcctgtctgaggttcctcatctgttaacTTTAGATGAAGTCTGCTTTCCTGTAACTTAATACTCTCAAACTCAATTCTGCACAAACTTCTTGTAGCTAAATAGCTAAATAGCCTTGCATCCACTTCAACCCTGACTTCCTCTGAAGGGAAACAAAGTTTAAATGGTTAAGAAATAATTAGTGCTCCAGAAAAACATCTTGTCACTAAAATATTGGTgacaaatcacttttcttcttaCAGAGTAAAACAATAAATTCATCATTTCATAAATCTTATATGAAAGTTGCTCctcttttaacattttcttaCAAAATGTTTCCCTTTAAGTTTTAGCTGTATTGATTTTCTCTGAGCCAAAGTACTTCCCAATCTTATGGTTCATCTTACCTTCTGTAAttcttcatatgttttgaaaatgaccATTGCTGGGGATGTGGAAGTACACTAATAAAGATTCTtgtcaatgcaatgaccaatgaGAACTCCAGAGGGATATAATTAAATACTTGCTTTTCACCTTTTGATAGAGGTGTAAGTAATAGATATACATAAAATTGTAGACTGTCTACAATGAATAATGAagatatggataatttttcagacTATGATCAAAAGGGAGGATTTTTTTATTCACTcccaaataatataaaattcttttatttcttaccaTCTGTGGGTCATTGGACCGGCTCACCCAACCAgatattaattttaaagtttcCCTTTTTACTGTTCGCATACTTCTAATCAAGGGTTGTTTTGTAACCatttcaccttaaaaaaaaaaaaaaaaaaaagtaataaaattagaCAACTACATTCTGGCAAAATCATAAGTGGTAGCACctatctccaaaaataaaaaatgccttACTAGAATGTAGACATATAATTTTTAGGTTTAAAACCTAATTACTTAGTCTGATAAAGTTATTCACCCATGGccaaatttccaaatatatctgcAACTAAAATCTGACCACGCTTAAAATGAGACTTTGACATTTATAAAAACCTGCAATGAAACAAGTGCTTCACTtaagctggaggaaaaaaaaaattaagggaatcaAAATGCTAAGTGAGGTAATGAAAACCAATGATGATAATATACTTGAAATTTCAactaaaaaagtaatttaaacatCAATTTTAGCTAAGTAGAAGgacatataaaataaacccacataaacaaCACTGTACAAGAATGTAAGAGACACCTcttatatgatatgtatataatatataataatatataaccaCCAGTATATgatacctgccaagacaaacccggaacaatatgaacataattataaagcagaaaactgagaaaaataattctagtTTCTCAGATAAAAGATGCATCTCAAAAACAGATCACGTTATTAAACTCATAAAACTACATGtaattctacaattgataaatgaccaaaggatatgaatttcAAAAACCTACAACTCTCTTTTTCCCACACAGTCATGACAAAATGCTCTGCACTgatgagaaaaatgtaaattaaaaacatCATACTCGTTATCTAAAACAAAAGAGGcaaaattaaaaatgtgaaattataCCTACTATTTgcaaaactgtgtataccctttaacCTAATAACCTGCTTCCCAAGTGATCAAGGTAAACttgtatgttctaaaatattcacagcagctACCTTTGTGATGGCCTGAAAATTGTgccaattgaggaatggctaaacaactgTTTAACAGAGTAAACTATTATGTAAGAAACAAGCAGACTgactttagaaaaacatggaaacgTGCATAAAATGAAGAACGAAATGAGCAATACCAAGAGAATTTTGTAGACAGTAACAGAACTTAGCCATTTTGAATAATAAGTATGAAGTATATGCTAtcccaccttcagagaaagaactgataaagagaAGTGTATTTACACTGTCACGTGTATTTACAAATCTGTCAAATGATGGCCTTCTCTATAGTATgggtgaaaagggaaaaagataatttggaacttaaaatacatttaaaaaaatagagcaaCTGTGAGGTCATATGTTTGATAAAGGTGTTCTTTACAAATTTATGTTCTATCTACTTAGGAATCTACTTACTGAATGTCTTTTGTACACAACTGTGTTAGACAAAATAcaccatatatttattttagaagCTATAGaataaattaatgttaaattGTTGTTTATCTAGAAAAATCATCACTTGACATCTAGATGTCAAGTTCTTACTGACCCAGTGCCAGATTTCTAAGGAAATTCTgacctctccctcttcccccaagcCACTCCACACTTGCAGTGCCTATGTCTCCAAAGGATTTAGATATTAGAAATGCCCAGATTCAGCATTTCATGTCAAATTTTTTCTATGacaaaagttttgaaaattatatatataaacacatgcttAAAGTAGGGGGAAATATTAAGATAGATCACTCCTTATGTACAAAACCAGGCTAACCAAATATAACTTCAGTTCCTTTATTATCCCATGTCAATGCACAATGGACATTACTACACTATCCTAATTTCCTGAAAACTAGTCTTTGAGACAATAAGTAATTGGATTAATCTGGATCAAGACAGGTATATTGTGGATCAGTTTTTCTTAAAACAGCATGGCCATAGCCAGGGACCACCTACAAATAGTATGGAACTAATTGGTACCTTTTAGGAAAGAACTCCCATTCTCTTCCCCAAATTTCTCTTAAGTGGGCAATGAGAAATCATCAACCTAATGAGGTGTagtgaaaaaggaaatatacaCTTCCTTTTTCACTATTAATTGCAATAAGAATTTAGAAGCACTTACCATTGGCCTGGATAGCTGCAGAAATATTTTCACTGAGGCACTTGTACACATTAAGCATATCTAAATAAATTCGTCCAAGTTGAATTACAAAGGGGTGACCAACAGCTTTACATGCTcttacatttgttttcaaaatacttccAAGCTGTTTAACTGTTTCAGGATCCTTAAGTATATCCacattctgtaagaaacaaaaaatacctgatttgtaaaaacaaacacaCGATGTTATTTCTCTGGACAAATTACTACCAGTAATATACCCTTATTATACCAGACATATTCTTCATCtgtacctatttttttttaaatgagggaagaACTCTTATTATGCAGATAATACAATGTATCAATAATTcaaattaatggatgtccatcaattggagaatggttgggtaaattgtggcatatgaaggttatggaatactattgctctgtaagaaatgaccagcaggaggaatacagagaggcttggagagacttaaatcaactgttgctgagtgaaatgagcagaaccagaagatcactatacacttcaacaacaatactgtatgaggatgtattctgatggacagaaataactatacccagagaaggaacactgggaagcgaatgtaaattgttagcactgtctatctacccaggttacttatactttcggaagctaataattaatgtgcaacaagaaaatggtatttacacacatatattgtatctaggttatattgtaacacatgtaaaatgtgtgggattgcctatcatcggggggagggagtggagggagggaggggataatttggaaaaatgaataaaaaaaaaaaattcaaattaacaaCTCAACAATGCAACGTCACATAAAAGCCAATTCATAGtactaagtttttatttttatttccaattcaagttatctaaaatatagaaagttggcttattattttaaaatataaatatttgcaatTTAACATGCTGATGAAAATGAAAGTATAAACACAAACAATGGGGTTTTCCCAATTATAGAGGCAGATAACAGGCATTCTTAGAATGAGTACTATTATCAAGCAAATGAAGACTATTCTAGACAGAAAAACTTGACACACCCCCAAGGCAAACTTGCCAGGACACAATAcacaattatatattacattcttttgaatacaattttaaaagttttcatatTACTTATTCTTTGGTTCCTATGTcctatcaaaaaatattttaaagttcttcatatcttcttattttattcttgttcTATTGTTCAGTCAAGTCTGACCCCATTGAGACCTCAATTAGTtgtcttgattccaggcccagcaccctGTACTACTTTGCTGCCTACATATTATTTAGAGGTTCCATTCAGGATACCCATTCACTTTCATCCTTTTCAATGTGTAATTTCTCATTAcacatttgtatttaaaaatcacttcTCGCACATTGTTAAACATACACCACACAGCTTTAAAAAATGTACCAAAGGGAAATTCAAATTAGTTTTATATTGGTTGTTCATAAATGCCTATTAACTCTCCTGTCCAACTATCtagacaatatttatttttcacaatatatataatttttctaaatggATGGTAAGCACAATTACCCTACTGTTGAGCTTATAGCTCTCCTGATTAGTGCAAATAAATAATGGCTAATAGCATTTCAGAAAACCTCAAATCATTTTCAATAGTGAAACACTTGAATCTGGACTTCACAAAGGAGACTTTCCATGACAATGATGAATGAAGGCCATGGGACAATTATTACAATTGTAtctacaatgaaataaaaaaaaaaaaaaaaaattctcatgtaTCACCATGCAAAAATCATTTAGGCTGAATTCTGTTCTCAAAGATCAAAGTTAAATGTGTTAATGACAATTTATGAATATTTGTTTGGTTGGTTTGTGCACCAATCATATCGGTGCACAAACACCAAACATTAACAAACAATAAAATTGTTAATGACAATTTATGAGTAAGTTGCCTTTTCTGACATCACTGCTGTTATAGTATGATTAATTCAATAACCTTACAGTATGATGGTCTATAGCTATTTGAAAAACTAAGTTTATGCTTATTTGATTGCTTTGTAGATAGATACTTCTTTCCCCAAAACATCAATGAGTCCTAAGGTTTccgaagaaaacaaaaaagtactTACTTTGGTGGCTTGTTGAATTATGCTGTCCCACACCTGATTAGGAAGTAGCATGTATTTTTCTATCAAATGTTCTTGTACTGTTTGGTCAGTTTGTGCACCAATCATATATCCAACAGCTTCATAAAATGTATGAACCTAGTATGGAAGTAAATTACACTCACTAATTTGAGCTTCCTTCCTTATATTCCTCCATTATTAAAAACTTGCCCCACAAAGAATAACCACATCAATTTTAAGTAGATGCTACATTTTCAGCATACCTATCATATAACATTTCCTCACctctaaagatgaaaaaaaaaaactacaataaaatGTTACCTTATAGTAAGTTCATAACTCAAGTTCTAGCTTTATAAAGATCCCAATGTTGGAAAAGCTAAATAATGCTCATTATGGGGATTAATTTCAACTAAAGAACCACAACTGAACTTGAACTACTGGTGTAGTTCATTTCTCTCCCATTACCATTGCTAAGATACTCTATAAAATTGCTGACAAATATCAAACATACCTGTTGAGGCTGAAGATCACAAATGATAGTGTTAATGTTGTTCAAAATCTCATCAATAAAGGGCATTACTTCTCCAACCTGAACCTGAACAAAATGCCTGCGGCATTTTTGTGCTATTTTTATGAAAGTATCACAAGCCATATCCTGGACACCATCATGGGTTTCTAAACAaagaaaaggcttttttaaagcattttattttcacaagtatatgtatgcatatatgtacaaagAGTTGcgatgaggaaaaaaaaccaaaccaaacaccTACCATGCATGAATTCAAATAACTTGTTGACCACAGTCTTCAAAAATTTCCAATGAGCTCTCAAAAACCTTGGATATTGACCTACAATGTACATGATATTTGATGCAATAATAGCTTTattatctttgcctcttttttgttcACATAATCCTAAAAGGTCctgtaatttaaaagaaaaatgtgttgAATCAATCAGATAGAAAACTTTCTTGCAATTAGAGTAGAATGGTAAGTATCTGTTCATTTGGGAATGAATTACCATAGTTTAAAAGATTCCTCATAAAAATTAATTAGtaggcaaaaaaggaaaagcacaCATAGGTATCTGTCTCATCTCTCAGCCAACAAACAGAAAGGGAAGCACAAAAGTGAAGGGGGTGAAAGTgcttttgtcattgtttttattCATGGAATATGTTAGAAAAAGCCCAACATTGTCCAAGATGTATGAGACCATTTAGGAGTTTGTTGCCGATTGAAGATCATTAACTTCAATGCCTTAGGTAATTGGACAATAGAAATCAAAATCCCATGTGGCTGCAAAGCAGTGAAATTAGGTCAGCAGAAAACTACATATATTTTCCATAGCCTGGGGACCTGATTCTCAGAATAtttcaaaatgcataaaatgataCAGGTTTCTAGAATCACACAAAGGAAACCATGATATTGAAATACAAAATCTGTTAACTGACCCCACCCCTCTAGACTAACAATCTCTGAAGTAAAGCTAGGATTTTGTTTCAAGTCAATAAAAACTACAGGTTTCCAAATATGTGAAGAACTATACCTAATGGTAATTCTATGATCACTTTTAACCTTTATTTGTATTCATAGTTAATATAATTTTTGTGATGCTTTAAGATGTATAGCatgctttttttaaattgttttattttttctggttatatatgcatattaacttttttcagtttattttgaatattgttttatgaataatgttgggagagaaaaatcggagcaaaaggaaaaaacaatgggaaagaaaaaaaaaaaaaagaaaagaaataaagaaatataaagaataaatataaagaatataagaatataaagaaatataaagaaataaacatgtgttgatttatattgagtctccctagttcttttttgggatgcagatggcattttctgtccaaaatctatttgggattgctttgaatcactgaaccactgagaacaagcctttcatagttgatcattcttgctattattatatacaaagtattttctaaaatcagcttgtttatcatttttgataaaacagtatttcattaccttcatgtgccacaacttgttcagccattccccaattgatgggcatccacttcttttccaaat
The DNA window shown above is from Sminthopsis crassicaudata isolate SCR6 chromosome 2, ASM4859323v1, whole genome shotgun sequence and carries:
- the XPO1 gene encoding exportin-1 isoform X2, with amino-acid sequence MILVQILKQEWPKHWPTFISDIVGASRTSESLCQNNMVILKLLSEEVFDFSSGQITQVKAKHLKDSMCNEFSQIFQLCQFVMENSQNAPLVHATLETLLRFLNWIPLGYIFETKLISTLIYKFLNVPMFRNVSLKCLTEIAGVSVSQYEEQFVTLFTLTMMQLKQMLPLNTNIRLAYSNGKDDEQNFIQNLSLFLCTFLKEHGQLIEKRLNLRETLMEALHYMLLVSEVEETEIFKICLEYWNHLAAELYRESPFSTSASPMLSGSQHFDVPPRRQLYLPVLSKVRLLMVSRMAKPEEVLVVENDQGEVVREFMKDTDSINLYKNMRETLVYLTHLDYADTERIMTEKLHNQVNGTEWSWKNLNTLCWAIGSISGAMHEEDEKRFLVTVIKDLLGLCEQKRGKDNKAIIASNIMYIVGQYPRFLRAHWKFLKTVVNKLFEFMHETHDGVQDMACDTFIKIAQKCRRHFVQVQVGEVMPFIDEILNNINTIICDLQPQQVHTFYEAVGYMIGAQTDQTVQEHLIEKYMLLPNQVWDSIIQQATKNVDILKDPETVKQLGSILKTNVRACKAVGHPFVIQLGRIYLDMLNVYKCLSENISAAIQANGEMVTKQPLIRSMRTVKRETLKLISGWVSRSNDPQMVAENFVPPLLDAVLIDYQRNVPAAREPEVLSTMAIIVNKLGGHITAEIPQIFDAVFECTLNMINKDFEEYPEHRTNFFLLLQAVNSHCFPAFLAIPPAQFKLVLDSIIWAFKHTMRNVADTGLQILFTLLQNVAQEEAAAQSFYQTYFCDILQHIFSVVTDTSHTAGLTMHASILAYMFNLVEEGKISTPLNPGNPVNNQMFIQEYVANLLKSAFPHLQDAQVKLFVTGLFSLNQDIPAFKEHLRDFLVQIKEFAGEDTSDLFLEERETALRQAQEEKHKLQMSVPGILNPHEIPEEMCD